From a single Bryobacter aggregatus MPL3 genomic region:
- the rplP gene encoding 50S ribosomal protein L16 produces MLMPKKVKFRKQQRGRMRGMAYRGSSVDFGEYGLKALACGYITNRQLEAARIAMTRYIKRGGKVWIRIFPDKPVTKKPAEVRMGSGKGAPDGWVCVIRPGKILFEMEGVPLETAQEAFRLAAMKLPIKTKLVQRTAL; encoded by the coding sequence ATGTTGATGCCAAAGAAAGTCAAGTTCCGCAAACAGCAGCGTGGCCGCATGCGCGGAATGGCTTATCGCGGTTCGAGTGTCGACTTCGGCGAATATGGCTTGAAGGCGCTGGCTTGTGGATACATCACCAACCGCCAGCTTGAGGCCGCCCGTATCGCTATGACGCGCTACATCAAGCGCGGTGGTAAGGTCTGGATTCGAATCTTTCCGGACAAGCCGGTGACCAAGAAGCCGGCCGAAGTCCGAATGGGTTCTGGTAAGGGCGCTCCGGATGGATGGGTGTGCGTCATTCGCCCGGGCAAGATTTTGTTTGAGATGGAAGGCGTGCCGCTTGAGACGGCGCAAGAAGCGTTCCGATTGGCTGCCATGAAGTTGCCGATCAAGACGAAGCTTGTGCAGCGGACCGCGCTGTAG
- the rpmC gene encoding 50S ribosomal protein L29 → MNAETIRGLDAAEIKKQLSEGDETMFRLRFQLSMGQMEGIKKLRELKKDRARIMTVLREKELAAQKEGK, encoded by the coding sequence ATGAACGCCGAAACAATTCGTGGCCTCGATGCGGCCGAAATCAAGAAGCAATTGAGCGAAGGCGACGAGACGATGTTCCGTCTCCGCTTTCAGCTCTCAATGGGCCAGATGGAAGGCATCAAGAAACTGCGGGAGCTCAAAAAGGATCGCGCCCGGATCATGACGGTCCTGCGTGAAAAAGAGTTGGCCGCCCAAAAGGAAGGCAAGTAA
- the rpsQ gene encoding 30S ribosomal protein S17 — protein sequence MAETAVKQPNKQEKVGEVISTKMAKTIIVEVTRKVQHPLYKRILTRRNKFYAHDEEGKAKMGDQVRIIESRPLSKLKRWQLAEVLREAVRIAIVDGPSDERIARAAAVKSAKKNKK from the coding sequence ATGGCCGAAACAGCAGTCAAGCAGCCCAATAAGCAGGAAAAAGTCGGCGAAGTCATCTCGACCAAAATGGCCAAGACGATCATCGTCGAGGTCACGCGGAAGGTGCAGCATCCGCTCTATAAGCGAATTCTGACCCGCCGTAACAAGTTTTATGCCCACGATGAAGAGGGCAAGGCAAAGATGGGCGACCAGGTGCGCATCATCGAGAGCCGGCCGTTGAGCAAGCTGAAACGCTGGCAACTGGCTGAGGTGCTCCGCGAAGCAGTTCGCATTGCCATTGTCGATGGTCCGTCCGACGAGCGCATTGCGCGCGCCGCAGCGGTCAAATCGGCGAAGAAGAACAAGAAGTAG
- the rplN gene encoding 50S ribosomal protein L14 gives MIGMRTMLEVADNSGARKLQCILPRGGDKGLTAGLGDIITAAVKEAAPDSNVKKGKVVRAVIVRMRKEARRKDGTYIRFDSNAAVLVNELGEPVGTRVFGPVARELRDKRFMKIVSLAPEVV, from the coding sequence ATGATTGGGATGAGAACAATGCTGGAAGTGGCGGACAACAGTGGCGCCCGGAAGCTCCAGTGCATTCTGCCGCGCGGAGGTGACAAAGGTCTCACCGCGGGTCTCGGCGACATCATCACGGCTGCCGTGAAGGAAGCCGCTCCCGATTCCAACGTGAAGAAGGGCAAGGTTGTCCGTGCGGTCATCGTGCGGATGCGCAAGGAAGCCCGCCGCAAGGACGGAACCTACATCCGTTTCGATTCAAACGCGGCCGTTCTGGTGAACGAACTCGGTGAGCCGGTTGGCACCCGCGTGTTCGGCCCGGTGGCTCGCGAACTGCGCGACAAACGTTTCATGAAGATTGTATCGCTCGCCCCGGAGGTGGTTTAG
- the rplX gene encoding 50S ribosomal protein L24, producing the protein MNASEKAGIPKRIRLKKDDMVKVIAGKDKGKTGKIIEVNRTVGRVLVEGISMVKRATKPNPAKGIKGGFQERESSIHVSNVMLLTSGGIPTRIGTKVETVGGKTRRTRIARKTGEVLDSK; encoded by the coding sequence ATGAATGCCTCTGAGAAGGCAGGAATTCCCAAGCGGATCCGTCTGAAGAAGGACGACATGGTGAAGGTCATTGCCGGAAAAGATAAGGGCAAGACTGGAAAAATCATCGAAGTGAACCGGACTGTCGGACGGGTGCTCGTCGAAGGTATTAGCATGGTAAAGCGGGCTACGAAGCCCAACCCGGCCAAGGGCATCAAGGGCGGCTTCCAGGAGCGCGAGTCCAGCATCCACGTCTCGAACGTGATGTTGCTGACCAGCGGTGGGATTCCGACCCGCATTGGTACCAAGGTGGAGACGGTGGGCGGAAAAACCCGCCGCACGCGCATCGCGCGGAAAACCGGTGAGGTGCTGGATTCCAAGTAG
- the rplE gene encoding 50S ribosomal protein L5 — MKARLREVYLKKVVPALQQEFGYKNPMAIPKIEKISINLGLGEATGNAKLMDIAVQELTAISGQKPVVTKAKKSIAAFKLREGMPIGCMVTLRGDAMYEFYDRFTSIALPRVRDFRGVNPKSFDGRGNYTMGIKDQLIFPEIDYNKVDKARGMNICITTTATNDAEALALLKYMGMPFRQ; from the coding sequence ATGAAAGCGCGGCTACGAGAAGTTTATTTGAAGAAGGTGGTTCCGGCCCTCCAGCAGGAGTTTGGCTACAAGAACCCCATGGCGATTCCGAAAATCGAGAAGATCTCGATCAATCTCGGCCTCGGCGAAGCCACCGGCAACGCGAAGCTGATGGACATCGCAGTCCAGGAACTGACCGCGATCAGCGGACAGAAGCCCGTGGTGACGAAGGCGAAGAAATCGATCGCAGCTTTCAAGCTCCGCGAAGGCATGCCAATTGGCTGCATGGTCACCCTGCGGGGCGACGCGATGTATGAGTTCTACGACCGCTTCACGTCCATTGCTCTGCCGCGCGTCCGCGATTTCCGCGGCGTGAACCCGAAGTCCTTTGACGGTCGTGGCAACTACACGATGGGCATCAAGGACCAGCTCATTTTCCCCGAAATCGACTACAACAAGGTCGACAAAGCCCGGGGTATGAACATCTGTATCACCACCACGGCAACGAACGACGCGGAAGCGTTGGCATTGCTGAAGTATATGGGAATGCCGTTCCGCCAGTAG
- a CDS encoding type Z 30S ribosomal protein S14, translated as MATTAKIAKDNKKPKFECQHRNRCGRCGRPRAYLRKFNLCRICFRNLALAGEVPGVTKSSW; from the coding sequence ATGGCAACTACCGCGAAAATCGCCAAGGATAACAAGAAGCCGAAGTTCGAATGCCAGCACCGCAACCGCTGCGGCCGCTGCGGCCGTCCTCGGGCCTATCTGAGAAAGTTCAACCTCTGCCGCATCTGCTTCCGCAACCTTGCGTTGGCGGGTGAAGTTCCCGGCGTGACCAAATCGAGCTGGTAG
- the rpsH gene encoding 30S ribosomal protein S8 has translation MTTDPIADMLTRVRNALKSRHSKVDVPSSKLKLEIARILKDEGYILNFKLAEEGVKKTIKIYLKYTPSNDSVISQLQRISRPGCRVYVGSKEVPKVLGGLGINILTTPQGVMTGKSARKANVGGEVLCQIY, from the coding sequence ATGACGACCGATCCCATCGCAGACATGCTCACCCGCGTCCGCAACGCCCTGAAGTCGCGGCACTCGAAGGTGGATGTCCCCTCCTCCAAGTTGAAGTTGGAAATCGCCCGGATCCTCAAGGATGAGGGCTATATTCTGAACTTCAAGCTGGCGGAAGAAGGCGTCAAGAAGACGATCAAGATTTACCTGAAGTACACGCCCTCCAACGACAGCGTGATCTCGCAGCTGCAGCGCATCTCGCGCCCCGGTTGCCGGGTCTATGTCGGCAGCAAGGAAGTACCGAAGGTGCTCGGCGGCCTGGGGATCAACATCCTCACCACCCCGCAGGGCGTTATGACCGGTAAGAGCGCGCGCAAAGCCAACGTGGGCGGCGAAGTGCTCTGCCAGATCTACTAA
- the rplF gene encoding 50S ribosomal protein L6 gives MSRVGKKPIALPGGVKLQIGEELQVEGPKGKLLVPIPKGITIENKNGTVEVTRESDKYAALHGLTRALASNAIVGVSSGWTRELDIVGIGYRCDVKGNLATFTLGYSHSIEFLLPQGVDMTVDKQTHIVLKSHDRQLVGQVAAKMRALRPPDPYKNKGVRYTGEVLRKKVGKSGAGGKGK, from the coding sequence ATGTCACGTGTAGGGAAAAAGCCAATTGCTCTTCCGGGCGGAGTGAAGCTCCAGATCGGTGAAGAGCTGCAGGTAGAAGGGCCGAAGGGAAAACTTCTGGTCCCCATTCCGAAGGGCATCACGATTGAGAACAAGAACGGCACCGTCGAAGTCACTCGCGAGAGCGACAAGTACGCCGCCCTCCATGGTCTCACTCGTGCGCTTGCTTCGAATGCGATTGTGGGAGTTTCCAGCGGTTGGACGCGCGAGCTGGACATCGTCGGAATCGGGTATCGTTGCGATGTGAAGGGCAATCTTGCGACCTTTACTCTCGGCTACAGCCATTCCATCGAGTTTTTGCTGCCTCAGGGCGTCGACATGACCGTCGACAAGCAAACACACATTGTCCTGAAGAGCCATGACCGGCAGTTGGTCGGGCAGGTGGCCGCAAAAATGCGCGCTCTCCGTCCCCCGGATCCGTACAAGAACAAGGGCGTTCGCTACACTGGCGAAGTACTGCGTAAGAAGGTCGGCAAGAGCGGCGCTGGCGGCAAGGGTAAGTAA
- the rplR gene encoding 50S ribosomal protein L18, which yields MKSQVNRDEVRRRIHTRIRKRVKGTAERPRLAVFRSLNHIYAQVIDDRTGHTLASASSAEKSSTVKSGGNIDAAKAVGALVAERAKAAGVASVVFDRGGFLYHGRVKALADAAREGGLQF from the coding sequence ATGAAATCACAAGTAAATCGCGACGAAGTACGCCGCCGCATCCACACCCGGATCCGGAAACGCGTGAAGGGAACCGCCGAACGTCCCCGTTTGGCTGTGTTCCGTAGCCTGAATCATATTTATGCGCAGGTCATCGACGACCGTACCGGTCACACCCTTGCTTCTGCCTCGAGCGCTGAGAAGAGTTCGACGGTGAAGAGCGGTGGAAACATCGATGCAGCAAAGGCGGTGGGAGCGCTGGTGGCCGAGCGGGCCAAGGCCGCAGGTGTCGCCTCAGTAGTGTTCGATCGTGGTGGGTTCCTGTACCACGGCCGGGTGAAAGCCCTGGCCGACGCCGCGCGCGAGGGTGGACTTCAGTTTTAG
- the rpsE gene encoding 30S ribosomal protein S5, whose translation MATHLVKKVEAAGLNLKEQVVSINRVTKVVKGGKNLSFAALVVVGDAEKRVVGYGTGKAKEVPAAIKKGIEAAKKNLRQINTLPTTILHKVEGRFGAGSVMLKPAPEGTGVIAGGPVRAVIESVGIPNILTKNLGSRNPHNAVKATVNALEQLREKAAIADMRGIAIEKL comes from the coding sequence ATGGCAACACATTTAGTGAAAAAGGTAGAAGCGGCCGGCTTGAATCTCAAGGAACAGGTCGTATCGATCAACCGCGTCACCAAGGTAGTAAAGGGCGGTAAGAACCTCAGTTTCGCCGCCTTGGTTGTGGTGGGCGACGCCGAAAAGCGCGTGGTCGGCTATGGCACGGGCAAGGCCAAGGAAGTTCCTGCGGCCATCAAGAAGGGCATTGAGGCGGCCAAGAAGAATCTGCGCCAGATCAATACCCTGCCGACGACTATTCTGCACAAGGTCGAAGGCCGTTTCGGAGCTGGAAGCGTCATGCTGAAGCCGGCGCCGGAAGGTACAGGCGTCATTGCTGGCGGCCCGGTCCGCGCCGTCATCGAAAGCGTCGGTATCCCGAACATCCTCACCAAGAATCTCGGTTCGCGCAACCCGCACAATGCGGTGAAGGCAACCGTCAATGCACTCGAGCAGCTGCGTGAGAAGGCAGCGATTGCCGACATGCGCGGCATTGCGATTGAAAAGCTCTAA
- the rpmD gene encoding 50S ribosomal protein L30, translated as MAEKTIKIKRIGSPICCPKTQKAIVLSLGLKKMNRVVVRPDTPAFRGMVLKVPHLLAIVEE; from the coding sequence ATGGCCGAGAAAACTATCAAAATCAAACGGATTGGCAGTCCGATCTGCTGTCCGAAGACCCAGAAGGCCATTGTGCTGAGCCTGGGCCTGAAGAAAATGAACCGTGTAGTGGTGCGCCCCGACACGCCAGCCTTCCGTGGCATGGTGCTGAAGGTGCCTCACCTGTTGGCGATCGTCGAAGAGTAG
- the rplO gene encoding 50S ribosomal protein L15, whose protein sequence is MNLSNLHPPAGQKQKKQRIGQGMGSRRGKFSGRGAKGAKSISGYSKMRGFEGGQMPLHRRMPKRGFTNPFREEYVVLNLSRLDKLEGSEFSPESLQAAGVLKKLEKGLKILGTGEITRAIKVLAHQVSEAAKAKIEAAGGSVDLIPPFVPAPIKNPKRDAALLRKASKKK, encoded by the coding sequence ATGAACTTAAGCAACCTCCACCCGCCGGCCGGGCAAAAGCAGAAGAAGCAGCGTATTGGCCAGGGTATGGGCTCACGCCGCGGCAAATTTTCGGGCCGGGGCGCCAAGGGCGCCAAGTCGATCAGCGGTTACTCGAAGATGCGCGGCTTTGAAGGCGGCCAGATGCCGTTGCATCGCCGCATGCCGAAGCGTGGCTTTACCAATCCGTTCCGCGAAGAATACGTGGTGTTGAACCTCAGCCGCCTCGACAAGCTCGAAGGCTCCGAGTTCTCCCCCGAAAGCCTCCAGGCTGCCGGCGTGCTCAAGAAGCTCGAGAAGGGGCTCAAGATCCTCGGTACCGGCGAGATTACCCGGGCCATCAAGGTTCTCGCGCACCAGGTCAGTGAAGCGGCCAAGGCGAAGATTGAAGCTGCCGGTGGCAGTGTCGATCTGATCCCTCCCTTCGTGCCCGCGCCGATCAAGAACCCGAAGCGTGACGCGGCTCTGTTGCGCAAAGCCTCCAAGAAAAAGTAG